The proteins below are encoded in one region of Tessaracoccus aquimaris:
- a CDS encoding LacI family DNA-binding transcriptional regulator encodes MSRRVTIAEIAERAGVSVSTVSKVLNGRPGVGAARRDKILAILEDTSYRRRGEGRRSRSGLIDVVLADVYGLWSARILFGAEGEASRAGVALVVSALHNRTLGNKHWVEKFKERRSDGLVVVASKLRPELGAELRRLRVPYVVLDPLGAIPEAVPTICSTNFAGARDATRHLIDLGHRRIAVMTGPSDLPYSQERLDGYRAALARAGIDFDDDLVRHGHMDEESGYRLGCSLLELPDPPTAVFTGSDLHAHGLYTAAREHNVAIPRKLSVVGFDNLQSGEWCSPKLTTVNQPLEAMGTLAIRILVSMSRGVEEPVGRRMELATTLVVRESTAPPPPGR; translated from the coding sequence GTGAGCCGCCGCGTCACCATCGCCGAGATCGCCGAGCGGGCGGGGGTGTCGGTCAGCACCGTGTCGAAGGTCCTCAACGGCCGGCCCGGCGTCGGGGCGGCGCGTAGGGACAAGATCCTGGCGATCCTCGAGGACACCTCGTACCGGAGGCGTGGGGAGGGTCGCCGCTCGCGCAGCGGGCTGATCGACGTGGTCCTTGCCGACGTCTACGGCCTCTGGTCGGCGCGCATCCTCTTCGGTGCCGAGGGCGAAGCGTCCCGCGCGGGGGTGGCGCTTGTCGTCAGCGCCCTGCACAACCGCACCCTCGGCAACAAGCACTGGGTGGAGAAGTTCAAGGAGCGACGCTCAGACGGCCTGGTGGTCGTGGCGTCGAAGCTCCGCCCGGAGTTGGGGGCCGAACTGCGGCGGCTCCGGGTGCCATACGTCGTCCTCGACCCGCTCGGTGCCATTCCCGAGGCGGTACCGACCATCTGCTCGACCAACTTCGCGGGCGCCCGCGACGCGACCCGGCACCTGATCGACCTGGGGCACCGGCGCATCGCCGTCATGACGGGACCCTCCGACCTGCCCTACTCGCAGGAACGCCTCGACGGCTACCGCGCCGCCCTCGCCCGGGCGGGTATCGACTTCGACGACGACCTGGTGCGCCACGGACACATGGACGAGGAGTCGGGATACCGGCTCGGTTGCTCGCTGCTGGAGCTACCCGACCCGCCGACCGCGGTGTTCACCGGCTCGGATCTGCACGCCCACGGCCTCTACACGGCGGCCCGCGAACACAACGTCGCGATCCCCCGCAAGCTCAGCGTGGTCGGCTTCGACAACCTCCAGTCGGGTGAATGGTGTTCACCGAAGCTGACCACCGTCAACCAACCGCTCGAGGCCATGGGAACCCTCGCGATCCGGATCCTGGTGTCGATGTCGCGCGGCGTGGAAGAGCCGGTCGGCAGGCGAATGGAACTCGCCACCACGCTGGTGGTGAGGGAGTCGACCGCACCTCCCCCGCCGGGCCGCTGA
- a CDS encoding energy-coupling factor ABC transporter substrate-binding protein → MFQRKDWFIGAGLVAIIALIFAISFAMAPQPADGEEAFGGTDATVTGILEERGVEPWFRPVFEPGSGEIESGLFALQAAIGGAVLGFALGQLRGRAAIRRELEPVASGD, encoded by the coding sequence GTGTTTCAGCGTAAGGATTGGTTCATCGGCGCCGGGCTCGTCGCCATCATCGCGCTGATCTTCGCGATCAGCTTCGCCATGGCCCCTCAGCCGGCCGACGGTGAAGAGGCCTTCGGCGGTACCGACGCCACCGTCACGGGCATCCTCGAGGAGCGGGGCGTCGAGCCCTGGTTCCGCCCCGTCTTCGAACCCGGCTCGGGTGAGATCGAGTCCGGGCTGTTCGCCCTCCAGGCGGCGATCGGGGGCGCGGTGCTCGGGTTCGCGCTCGGCCAGCTCCGCGGACGCGCCGCCATCAGGCGCGAACTGGAGCCGGTCGCCAGCGGTGACTAG
- the cobM gene encoding precorrin-4 C(11)-methyltransferase — translation MNRGKVIFVGAGPGAADLITVRGADVISRADIVIWASSLVHPGIVAGARPDALVVDSASAALEDTAAHYRRAADEGLLVARVHTGDPSIYGATGEQYEMCRQLGLDFETVPGVSAYSATAARMNSEITIPEVSQSLILTRLEGGRTPMPPRETVKGFAAHGATMALYLSAARNKQLQEELLAGGYPPETPCIVGYRVSWPDEMMLRCPLGELSATMRENKLWKHTVVLVGPALAEGHSGTRSHLYHPGFRHEYRAAEATAQTDLRANGAGAVRLEGETR, via the coding sequence GTGAACCGCGGCAAGGTCATCTTCGTGGGGGCGGGCCCCGGCGCCGCCGACCTCATCACCGTGCGCGGCGCAGACGTCATCTCCCGCGCCGACATCGTGATCTGGGCCTCCAGCCTGGTGCACCCGGGGATCGTCGCTGGAGCCCGTCCCGACGCGCTTGTCGTCGACTCGGCCTCCGCGGCGCTGGAGGACACCGCGGCCCACTACCGACGCGCCGCAGACGAGGGCCTGCTCGTGGCGCGCGTCCATACCGGAGACCCGTCCATCTACGGGGCGACCGGGGAGCAGTACGAGATGTGCAGGCAACTCGGCCTCGACTTCGAGACCGTCCCCGGTGTCTCCGCCTACTCGGCCACCGCCGCGAGGATGAACTCGGAGATCACCATCCCCGAGGTGTCCCAGTCGCTGATCCTCACCAGGCTCGAGGGCGGCCGCACCCCCATGCCGCCGCGCGAGACGGTCAAGGGGTTCGCTGCCCACGGCGCCACCATGGCGCTCTACCTCTCGGCCGCCCGCAACAAGCAACTGCAGGAGGAACTCCTCGCGGGCGGGTACCCGCCGGAGACGCCGTGCATCGTCGGTTACCGGGTCTCCTGGCCGGACGAGATGATGCTGCGCTGCCCGCTCGGCGAGTTGTCGGCGACCATGCGCGAGAACAAGTTGTGGAAGCACACCGTCGTCCTTGTCGGCCCGGCACTCGCCGAGGGCCACAGCGGCACCCGCTCACACCTGTACCACCCCGGCTTCCGGCACGAGTACCGCGCCGCAGAGGCCACCGCCCAAACCGACCTTCGCGCCAACGGCGCGGGCGCCGTCCGACTCGAGGGAGAGACCCGATGA
- a CDS encoding precorrin-8X methylmutase, whose amino-acid sequence MNYLRTGAEIYEESFRIIRDETDLARFPEDVSRVVVRMVHAAGATDIADDVAFTPAVVARANAALRAGAAILCDSSMVATGIITSRLPRSNDVICHIKDPALAEVARREGITKTMAAVDLWLPRLEGAVVAIGNAPTALFRLLEVVRATGVRPAAVVGIPVGFVGAAESKEALAANDLGLEYLVVRGRRGGSAMTVAAVNAIASTDELTNTSRQD is encoded by the coding sequence ATGAACTACCTGAGGACGGGGGCCGAGATCTACGAGGAGTCGTTCCGGATCATCCGCGACGAGACCGACCTTGCCCGGTTCCCCGAAGACGTGAGCCGAGTCGTGGTGCGCATGGTGCACGCCGCCGGGGCCACCGACATCGCCGACGACGTGGCCTTCACTCCCGCCGTGGTGGCACGCGCCAACGCAGCACTGCGGGCGGGGGCCGCGATCCTGTGCGACTCGTCGATGGTCGCCACCGGCATCATCACCTCGCGCCTCCCGCGCTCCAACGACGTGATCTGCCACATCAAGGACCCCGCGCTCGCCGAGGTCGCCCGGCGCGAGGGGATCACCAAGACCATGGCCGCGGTCGACCTGTGGCTGCCGCGCCTCGAGGGGGCCGTCGTCGCCATCGGGAACGCGCCGACCGCGCTGTTCCGACTGCTGGAGGTGGTCCGTGCGACCGGGGTTCGGCCGGCCGCGGTCGTCGGCATCCCCGTCGGCTTCGTCGGCGCCGCCGAGTCGAAGGAGGCGCTCGCCGCCAACGACCTAGGGCTGGAGTACCTGGTCGTGCGCGGACGGCGCGGCGGCAGCGCCATGACGGTGGCCGCCGTCAACGCGATCGCCTCCACCGACGAACTGACCAACACCTCCCGACAGGACTGA
- a CDS encoding energy-coupling factor ABC transporter ATP-binding protein has protein sequence MSALLAAVDLTAGFHDHVVLRDATLRIAAGRRIALLGANGSGKTTLLRCLSGALRPSAGRVEVGGRPLSHDRASLRAHRRLVQLVLQDPDAQLFSADVTQDVSFGPLNLGLDDSAAWARVEEALDLLSITHLAERPTHHLSYGERKRVAIAGAVAMRPEVLLLDEPTAGLDPMGVGELLDTLRRLDTTVVLATHDVDLALAWADEVAVVCGGAVTQGDPALLGDADLIGRARLRMPWQLELVARLGLPAAPAARTMDDVVSRLGTQR, from the coding sequence ATGAGCGCCCTCCTCGCCGCCGTCGACCTCACGGCGGGCTTCCATGACCACGTCGTGCTCCGCGACGCCACCCTGCGGATCGCCGCGGGACGGAGGATCGCCCTGCTCGGCGCCAACGGCTCTGGCAAGACGACGCTGCTGCGCTGCCTGTCCGGGGCACTGCGCCCGTCGGCGGGAAGGGTCGAGGTCGGCGGTCGTCCGCTTAGCCACGACCGGGCGTCGCTGCGCGCGCACCGCCGCCTCGTCCAGTTGGTGCTGCAGGACCCGGACGCCCAACTGTTCTCCGCCGACGTGACGCAGGACGTGTCCTTCGGCCCGCTCAACCTCGGCCTCGACGACTCGGCCGCATGGGCCCGCGTCGAGGAGGCCCTCGACCTGCTGTCGATCACGCACCTCGCCGAACGCCCGACCCACCACCTCAGCTACGGCGAACGCAAGCGCGTCGCCATCGCGGGCGCCGTCGCGATGCGCCCCGAGGTGCTGCTGCTGGACGAGCCGACCGCCGGGCTCGACCCGATGGGGGTCGGCGAACTGCTTGACACGCTGCGCCGACTGGACACGACCGTGGTCCTCGCGACCCACGACGTCGACCTCGCCCTCGCCTGGGCCGACGAGGTCGCCGTCGTGTGTGGAGGCGCGGTCACGCAGGGTGACCCGGCGCTGCTTGGTGACGCGGACCTGATCGGCCGCGCCCGGCTCAGGATGCCGTGGCAACTGGAACTGGTCGCCCGGCTGGGGCTGCCCGCGGCACCGGCCGCCAGGACGATGGACGATGTCGTGAGCCGACTCGGCACCCAGCGGTAG
- the cobJ gene encoding precorrin-3B C(17)-methyltransferase codes for MIHVHGYLGELSQATRDLAATAALVVGGRRHLAELGVEPERQVVLGALTPALERIGAADPNDDVLVVASGDPGFHGIVRRIRLAGHEVTVSPAVSSVAAAFAAVALPWDDALVVSAHGKPLDAAIAAARWHRKVAVLTSADGGVRELAVALPARTFVLAERLGEPDERVRVLTAEQASALDDVAEPNVVLVLDGVPDDPGLIAAEAPRDRAPGAEPVVGHLVGSPAACRRADEIDAALGVASRRYDGPAAHLLPLAWRECDLIVSHLALGATTRLVAPLLRSKVTDPGVVVVDEAGRFAVPLVGGHAGGANDLARRIGEGIGATPVLTTATDALNLPALDTLGWAYSGDVAGVTRALIDGRPVLVEKTSGWPLPPLPENVSSDADDPVARIVVTDLAEAPASALPTVTLHPKSLVVGMGCNRGTDIAVIRQLLTDTLSEHGLALESVAAITTIDVKAGEIGFLKLVKDLGVPLIDYPADELAGQEVPTPSALVEGHVGTPSVSEASVLAHGAELIVPKQRNTDATCAIGRLPARGRLSVVGLGPGSRDLLTQRAQTALRQATFIVGYGPYVKQIRDLARPGTRIYASKMGTEEARTAAAIEAARAGENVALVCGGDPAIYAMASPVLEQGTEGIDVEIVPGVTASLAVSAILGAPLGHDHVTLSLSDLHTDWNNIEKRLHAAADGDFVVALYNPRSRTRTRHLPRALEILGAQRGPDTPIAVVQQACRSRQKVLMSTLAEFKPEWVDMNSLVVVGSSTTKYVTTGGGELRMVTPRDYAWMPKENA; via the coding sequence ATGATCCACGTGCACGGCTACCTGGGCGAACTGAGCCAGGCGACCCGGGACCTCGCCGCCACCGCCGCGCTCGTCGTCGGGGGACGGCGCCACCTCGCCGAACTGGGCGTCGAACCCGAACGCCAGGTCGTGCTCGGCGCGCTGACCCCTGCCCTCGAGCGGATCGGCGCGGCCGACCCGAATGACGACGTCCTGGTCGTGGCGAGCGGCGACCCGGGCTTCCACGGGATCGTGCGCCGGATCCGGCTCGCCGGCCACGAGGTCACCGTCTCGCCCGCCGTCAGTTCCGTCGCGGCGGCCTTCGCCGCCGTCGCCCTCCCGTGGGACGACGCCCTGGTGGTCTCGGCACACGGCAAGCCCCTCGACGCCGCCATCGCCGCGGCGCGCTGGCACCGGAAGGTCGCGGTGCTGACCTCCGCCGACGGTGGCGTCCGGGAACTCGCGGTCGCCCTGCCCGCCCGAACCTTCGTGCTTGCCGAACGCCTCGGAGAGCCGGACGAACGGGTCCGCGTCCTGACCGCCGAGCAGGCCTCCGCCCTGGACGACGTCGCCGAACCCAACGTCGTGCTTGTCCTCGACGGCGTCCCGGACGATCCCGGCCTGATCGCCGCGGAGGCGCCGCGCGACCGCGCGCCCGGCGCCGAACCCGTCGTCGGCCACCTCGTCGGCAGCCCCGCCGCGTGCCGCCGAGCCGACGAGATCGACGCGGCCCTCGGCGTGGCGTCCCGGCGCTACGACGGCCCCGCCGCGCACCTGCTCCCGCTCGCCTGGCGCGAGTGCGACCTGATCGTCAGCCACCTGGCGCTCGGCGCCACCACCCGCCTCGTCGCGCCCCTGCTGCGCAGCAAGGTCACGGACCCCGGCGTGGTCGTCGTCGACGAGGCGGGCCGCTTCGCCGTCCCGCTCGTCGGGGGGCACGCGGGCGGAGCCAACGACCTCGCCCGCCGCATCGGCGAGGGGATCGGCGCGACCCCGGTGCTGACCACCGCGACCGACGCCCTCAACCTGCCGGCCCTCGACACCCTCGGCTGGGCATACAGCGGCGACGTCGCGGGCGTCACCCGCGCACTGATCGACGGCAGGCCCGTCCTCGTCGAGAAGACCTCCGGGTGGCCGCTACCGCCGCTGCCCGAGAACGTGTCGAGCGACGCGGACGACCCGGTCGCCCGGATCGTGGTCACCGACCTCGCCGAGGCCCCGGCCTCGGCGCTTCCCACCGTCACGCTGCACCCCAAGAGCCTCGTCGTCGGGATGGGCTGCAACCGTGGCACCGACATCGCCGTCATCCGCCAACTCCTCACCGACACCCTCTCCGAGCACGGGCTCGCGCTGGAGTCGGTCGCCGCCATCACCACGATCGACGTCAAGGCCGGCGAGATCGGCTTCCTCAAGCTGGTCAAGGACCTCGGCGTCCCGCTCATCGACTACCCGGCCGACGAACTCGCCGGCCAGGAGGTGCCGACCCCCAGCGCTCTCGTCGAGGGTCACGTCGGCACGCCTTCCGTGTCGGAGGCCTCCGTGCTTGCCCACGGAGCGGAGTTGATCGTCCCCAAGCAGCGCAACACCGACGCCACCTGCGCGATCGGGCGGCTGCCTGCGCGCGGAAGGCTCAGCGTCGTCGGCCTCGGCCCTGGCTCCCGCGACCTGCTCACCCAGCGCGCCCAGACCGCGCTGCGACAGGCCACCTTCATCGTCGGCTACGGCCCATACGTCAAGCAGATCCGCGACCTTGCCCGCCCCGGCACCCGGATCTACGCGTCGAAGATGGGCACCGAGGAGGCCCGCACAGCCGCCGCGATTGAGGCGGCGCGAGCGGGGGAGAACGTCGCGCTCGTCTGCGGTGGCGACCCGGCGATCTACGCCATGGCCAGCCCCGTGCTTGAGCAGGGCACCGAGGGCATCGACGTCGAGATCGTGCCGGGCGTCACCGCGAGCCTCGCCGTCTCGGCGATCCTCGGTGCGCCGCTCGGCCACGACCACGTCACCTTGTCGCTGTCCGACCTGCACACCGACTGGAACAACATCGAGAAGCGCCTGCACGCCGCCGCCGACGGCGACTTCGTGGTCGCCCTGTACAACCCGCGCAGCCGCACCCGCACCAGGCACCTGCCCCGAGCGCTGGAGATCCTCGGCGCACAGCGCGGCCCCGACACGCCCATCGCGGTCGTGCAGCAGGCGTGCCGGTCCCGCCAGAAGGTGCTGATGAGCACGCTCGCCGAGTTCAAGCCCGAATGGGTCGACATGAACTCGCTGGTCGTCGTCGGCTCCTCCACCACGAAGTACGTCACCACCGGCGGCGGGGAACTGCGCATGGTCACCCCCCGCGACTACGCCTGGATGCCCAAGGAGAACGCATGA
- the cbiQ gene encoding cobalt ECF transporter T component CbiQ, whose amino-acid sequence MTSHQTTIDDAAWASPWRRRRVGEKVLLSVSLVLTALLTPAWPGCVLVAAVSVFFIVGPARIRPGLLLTVMIAPLTFLVMGSLPVAFQFGGTGWGIGGLRISPDGLGTALGLVAHGVAGTLALMVVATTTPMVDVVTWMRSLRVPDPLLDVASLMYRLLFVLLSTALAVRQAQVARLGDAASWRRRWRAVADTLGSIILRTWARATALQRGLEGRGYEEAMRTLSPRRQRNWGFVCGAVASVAGVWAACWVLS is encoded by the coding sequence GTGACTAGCCACCAGACCACCATCGACGACGCCGCCTGGGCCAGCCCCTGGCGGCGCCGTCGAGTGGGGGAGAAGGTGCTCCTCAGCGTCTCGCTCGTCCTCACCGCGCTGCTGACGCCCGCCTGGCCCGGCTGCGTCCTTGTCGCGGCGGTGTCGGTCTTCTTCATCGTCGGTCCCGCCCGGATCCGGCCGGGCCTGCTGCTCACCGTCATGATCGCCCCGCTCACCTTCCTGGTGATGGGCTCGCTGCCGGTGGCCTTCCAGTTCGGCGGCACCGGGTGGGGGATCGGAGGCCTGAGGATCAGTCCCGACGGGCTGGGCACCGCGCTCGGCCTCGTCGCGCACGGCGTCGCCGGGACCCTCGCGCTGATGGTCGTCGCGACGACCACGCCCATGGTCGACGTCGTCACCTGGATGCGTTCGCTGCGCGTGCCCGACCCGCTCCTCGACGTCGCCTCCCTGATGTACCGCCTGCTGTTCGTGCTGCTGTCGACTGCGCTCGCCGTCCGCCAGGCGCAGGTCGCCCGGTTGGGTGACGCGGCCTCGTGGCGCCGCCGCTGGCGCGCGGTCGCCGACACCCTCGGCAGCATCATCCTGCGCACCTGGGCACGGGCGACCGCGCTCCAGCGGGGACTGGAGGGCCGCGGCTACGAGGAAGCGATGCGCACGCTGAGCCCCCGCAGACAACGCAACTGGGGCTTCGTCTGTGGCGCGGTCGCCAGCGTCGCGGGCGTCTGGGCCGCCTGCTGGGTGCTGTCATGA
- the cobI gene encoding precorrin-2 C(20)-methyltransferase, giving the protein MTHPPSQPRLIGIGVGPGDPDLITLKATRALEIADAVLVPATEESGDGPGRAEQIVLANAPDARIVRVPFSMADRSGVSPRRKAAWLASATAAVDAFDDGARCVAFATVGDPSVYSTFSYLAAHVLERRPDVAVEVIPGITAMQALAATSRTPLVEGTETLALVPVTAGLDALERVLDAVDTVVAYKGGRRMPEVVATLRSKGRDAVLGVNLGLDRQELIRLADLDDDATAPYFSTVLAPAARGDQAGGRL; this is encoded by the coding sequence ATGACGCATCCCCCATCGCAGCCACGCCTCATCGGCATCGGAGTCGGACCAGGCGACCCAGACCTCATCACCCTCAAGGCGACCCGCGCGCTCGAGATCGCCGACGCGGTGCTGGTGCCCGCGACGGAGGAGTCCGGCGACGGGCCGGGCCGGGCGGAACAGATCGTGCTGGCCAACGCGCCGGACGCCCGGATCGTCCGGGTGCCCTTCTCGATGGCCGACCGCAGCGGCGTCAGCCCCCGACGCAAGGCCGCGTGGCTCGCCTCCGCCACCGCCGCCGTGGACGCGTTCGACGATGGCGCCCGGTGCGTCGCCTTCGCCACTGTCGGGGACCCGAGCGTCTATTCGACGTTCTCCTACCTAGCCGCGCACGTCCTGGAGCGCCGCCCCGACGTCGCCGTCGAGGTGATCCCCGGCATCACCGCCATGCAGGCCCTTGCCGCCACCAGTCGCACCCCGCTCGTCGAGGGCACCGAGACCCTCGCACTCGTCCCCGTCACCGCCGGCCTCGATGCCCTGGAGCGGGTGCTCGACGCCGTCGACACCGTGGTCGCCTACAAGGGCGGACGGCGGATGCCGGAGGTCGTGGCGACCCTGCGATCCAAGGGCCGCGATGCGGTGCTCGGCGTCAACCTCGGCCTCGACCGGCAGGAACTGATCCGGCTGGCCGACCTCGACGACGACGCGACCGCCCCCTACTTCTCGACGGTGCTGGCTCCCGCCGCCCGCGGCGACCAGGCGGGGGGACGGCTGTGA
- a CDS encoding energy-coupling factor ABC transporter permease, with protein MHIAEGFLPPLQCAAWFAASTPFVIHGARAVIRASKESPENKLLLAAAGAFTFVLSAIKLPSVTGSSSHPTGTGAGAILFGPPVMAFLGTVVLLFQALLLAHGGLTTLGANVFSMAIAGPWAGYAMWKLLRRVSAPTWLGVFSAMAVADLVTYCVTSLQLAIAHPDATEGFGGALAKFLSVFALTQIPLAIAEGVLGVLLFGFFTRVAKPELIRLGVLKQKEAVGVSA; from the coding sequence ATGCACATCGCAGAGGGGTTCCTACCACCCCTTCAATGCGCGGCATGGTTCGCCGCCTCAACCCCCTTCGTGATCCACGGCGCGCGCGCCGTCATCCGCGCGTCGAAGGAGTCGCCCGAGAACAAGCTGCTGCTGGCCGCGGCGGGCGCCTTCACGTTCGTCCTGTCCGCCATCAAGCTCCCGTCGGTGACGGGCAGCTCCTCGCACCCCACCGGGACAGGCGCGGGCGCCATCCTGTTCGGGCCACCCGTGATGGCCTTCCTCGGCACCGTCGTGCTCCTGTTCCAGGCCCTGCTGCTCGCCCACGGAGGCCTGACGACGCTCGGCGCAAACGTCTTCTCGATGGCGATCGCGGGCCCTTGGGCCGGCTATGCGATGTGGAAGCTGCTGCGCAGGGTCTCGGCACCCACCTGGCTCGGCGTGTTCTCGGCCATGGCCGTGGCCGACCTGGTCACCTACTGCGTCACCTCGCTCCAGTTGGCCATCGCGCACCCCGACGCCACCGAGGGCTTCGGCGGGGCGCTCGCGAAGTTCCTCAGCGTCTTCGCCCTCACCCAGATCCCGCTCGCGATCGCCGAGGGCGTCCTCGGGGTGCTGCTGTTCGGGTTCTTCACCCGGGTGGCTAAGCCCGAGCTGATCCGGCTCGGCGTGCTCAAGCAGAAGGAGGCCGTCGGTGTTTCAGCGTAA
- a CDS encoding CbiX/SirB N-terminal domain-containing protein, which yields MSTPLIIAAHGTRDAAGEAVCRRLGERVARMLPDARVAVGFVELSLPTIPDALREVVADEPAGRAVVVPLMLGTGGHVRNDIPAFIEEALESVPEARIDYAGHLGADPRLTDAVRQRLDAALGDWEPGEATLVFVGRGALVAEANADHVRLARMHYEQGGWGAVEPCFIQVTDPRLPDGLDRAYAGGARRIVVMGHWLFPGRLRQWTFEQAEAWAAAHPDAEVRLAEVIGDCDELAEVVIDRYRETLPDATPSGSPAYLTGLLLQGRSVVVVGAGRVSSRRVQRLLDSGADVTLIAPEATPGLVRLAEAGRLRWQRRGYRDGDLSGAWYALAATDDPRVNAAVAAEAEREHAFCVRADHAPGGSAWTAASQSAGGVTIAVVGNREPQRSRAVRDAIFAAPSVRQAIFTALVGQEER from the coding sequence ATGAGCACCCCACTGATCATCGCCGCCCACGGCACCCGCGACGCGGCAGGCGAGGCCGTATGCCGACGCCTCGGCGAACGGGTCGCCCGGATGCTGCCCGACGCGCGGGTCGCCGTCGGCTTCGTCGAACTGAGCCTGCCCACGATCCCCGACGCCCTGCGGGAGGTGGTCGCCGACGAACCGGCCGGGCGGGCGGTCGTGGTGCCCCTGATGCTCGGCACCGGCGGGCACGTCCGCAATGACATCCCGGCCTTCATCGAGGAGGCCCTCGAGTCGGTGCCCGAGGCGCGGATCGACTACGCGGGCCACCTCGGTGCCGACCCGCGGCTCACCGACGCCGTCCGACAGAGGCTCGACGCGGCGCTTGGCGACTGGGAACCCGGCGAGGCGACCCTGGTCTTCGTCGGCCGCGGCGCGCTGGTCGCCGAGGCCAACGCCGACCACGTCCGGCTCGCCCGGATGCACTACGAACAGGGCGGATGGGGCGCCGTCGAGCCCTGCTTCATCCAGGTCACCGACCCGAGACTGCCCGACGGCCTCGACCGCGCCTACGCCGGTGGCGCCCGCAGGATCGTCGTGATGGGCCACTGGCTCTTCCCCGGGAGACTGCGGCAGTGGACCTTCGAACAGGCCGAGGCCTGGGCCGCAGCGCACCCCGACGCCGAGGTACGCCTCGCCGAGGTGATCGGCGACTGCGACGAACTGGCCGAGGTCGTCATCGACCGCTACCGCGAGACGCTGCCCGACGCCACCCCCTCCGGCTCGCCCGCTTACCTGACGGGGCTGCTGCTGCAGGGGCGAAGCGTCGTCGTGGTCGGCGCTGGCCGCGTCTCCTCTCGACGGGTCCAAAGGCTCCTCGACTCGGGCGCCGACGTCACCTTGATCGCGCCGGAGGCCACCCCCGGACTGGTCAGGCTCGCCGAGGCGGGGCGGCTCCGCTGGCAGCGCCGGGGCTACCGCGACGGCGACCTCTCGGGCGCCTGGTACGCGTTGGCCGCCACCGACGACCCGCGGGTCAACGCCGCGGTCGCGGCCGAGGCAGAGCGAGAGCACGCGTTCTGCGTCCGCGCCGACCACGCCCCAGGCGGCTCCGCCTGGACGGCGGCCTCGCAGTCGGCCGGCGGCGTGACGATCGCCGTCGTCGGGAACCGGGAACCACAGCGCTCCCGGGCGGTCCGCGACGCGATCTTCGCCGCCCCGTCGGTACGGCAGGCCATCTTCACGGCGCTCGTCGGGCAGGAGGAACGATGA